TGGAGGCACGGGATTGTTTTGTAGGTTAAGTGTGAACAAGAAGTACGTTCAGCTTAACTTATTTGGCGACTCAGGGCTACTAAAAGCCACCACCTCGCGGTAGCAGGTGGTGGTAGTTTACTTGATTGAGAGGTTGTAATTTTTATGGTTAAAACAGCTTCAACCATGCTGGAATTGGGGACAAAAGCCCCAAATTTCAACTTACCGGATACGGTTTCGGGTCGAACGATTTCTCTAGATACCTTTGCTGATAAAAAAGCTTTGTTGATTATGTTTATCTGTCAGCATTGCCCTTTTGTTCAGCACGTTCAATCTGAGTTAGCCCGTATCGGTAAAGATTATATGGAGCAAGGACTCGGTATAATTGCCATTAGCTCCAATAGTGTGGAGACTCATCCTGATGATGCTCCCGAAAAGCTGAAAGCGATGGCAGAAGCCCAAGGGTTTAATTTCCCGTTTTGTTATGACGAAACCCAAGAGGTGGCTAAGGCATATACAGCAGCTTGTACCCCTGACTTTTTCCTATTTGATAGTACGCGCGCACTGGTTTATCGGGGACAACTTGATGATAGTCGTCCCGGTAATGATCAGCCAGTTAATGGCAAAGACTTACGGGCTGCAATTGAAAAAGTTTTAGCAGATGAACCCATTAGTCCAGAACAAAAACCAAGTATCGGCTGCAATATTAAATGGGCACCCGGTAATGAACCTCCCTATTTTCAGGGTTAAACAAATTTTATAATCGTTCAAATCCCCCCTCTCCTAGTGCAGAAAGGGGGGAATTTATTGCAGAAATGAGAAATTGGCATTAAAAAATATTATCTAAATCCAGTGCTGCCGAGCCTCCTTCTTGGAGTTTGAGCAGTAATTTACTCAACTGCGACCACACTAAGCGTCCAGTTATAGCGGTTAATGGCAGCGCGATCGCGCTGGAAATGGGCCAATTATTAATCACAATTTGCAAACCACCCGCTAAAAAAGCGAAAATTCCCCCACAAATGCCTAGAAATGGCACAAATAAAGCCAAAGTTTGCACTGACTTCGTTTGCGCTTCCGATTGATTTGAACTATACCATTGCTGGACATTTTGTTTTAATACTTTTTCAAAGGCACTACCACAAGTGACACTAATGAGAATGCCAAATAACAAGAGCAAATAAGGGGGTTCAGCGAAAAGAGAAGAATACATAATTTATATTATTTTTTGTGTTGTTTCATTAAAGGTAGGGCAAAGGAGTTAATGTTTGTTAGTCGTACTTTGGCAAGTCACTTAACAAACAGAAACCATTCCTAAAGAACTGAGCAATTAATGGTTAATTGCCTTCAGTGCTGCGACTTCTTCTAGGGACATTTCTCGCAAGCTACTTAAAGCAACATCAAATAATTTAGCAGGTTTGAGGTCTTCTTTAACTAAATTCCAAAGTCGTTGCACTTGTTCCGTTTGCAGTTGTTCATTTTCAGTGAGAGCGAGTAACAGTTGTCGCCGTAGATAGCTGCCTTCATCCGACAAAAGATATTCTAAGCCTAAACGGGCAGTGGGGAGTAGATCGAAATTCTCATCATTGGTTCGCGCGATCGCGATCATATTTTCTAAGCGCTGCCATTGGAATTTACCATCTTTAAACAACACTTCTATCAACCGTCGCCGCATCTCTGGCGATTCCCCTCGTAACATCCGTTGGGCAACATAAGGATAGGCAATTTCGACAATTTTGAAGTCTGGATTCAGGGTTAAAGCGAGTCCTTCTTGGGTAATTAAAGAGCGAATAATTAAAGCAAATTTAG
The Cyanobacteria bacterium GSL.Bin1 genome window above contains:
- a CDS encoding redoxin domain-containing protein; this translates as MVKTASTMLELGTKAPNFNLPDTVSGRTISLDTFADKKALLIMFICQHCPFVQHVQSELARIGKDYMEQGLGIIAISSNSVETHPDDAPEKLKAMAEAQGFNFPFCYDETQEVAKAYTAACTPDFFLFDSTRALVYRGQLDDSRPGNDQPVNGKDLRAAIEKVLADEPISPEQKPSIGCNIKWAPGNEPPYFQG